In a single window of the Rhodamnia argentea isolate NSW1041297 chromosome 2, ASM2092103v1, whole genome shotgun sequence genome:
- the LOC115730563 gene encoding geranylgeranyl pyrophosphate synthase 7, chloroplastic-like, which translates to MAMALSSTIARHENPSLACHFNHGLADDDLSRLHCFPRLGRLRLPAKIRAVHMENPSTVQPSPARDLVLPKERSDLLLPFQFDHYMATKAKLVNQALDMAVPLRHPLKIHEAMRYSLLAGGKRIRPILCLASCELVGGDMSSTMPVACAVEMIHTMSLIHDDLPCMDNDDLRRGKPTNHKVYGEETAVLAGDALLSLSFEHMAARTGPDVPTDRLVRAIAELGSAVGSEGLVAGQIVDIVSEGKEIGLGELEYIHVHKTAKLLEAAVVCGAIIGGGRENEVERVRKYARCIGLLFQVVDDILDVTKSTRELGKTAGKDLASDKATYPKLMGIEKAREFASELVGKASEELGLFDAARAAPLLHLANYIATRQN; encoded by the coding sequence ATGGCAATGGCCCTCTCATCTACCATTGCTCGCCATGAAAACCCATCTCTCGCCTGCCACTTCAATCACGGCCTCGCCGATGACGATCTGTCCAGGTTACATTGCTTCCCCCGACTCGGTCGTCTGCGACTTCCGGCGAAAATACGGGCCGTCCACATGGAGAATCCATCGACCGTGCAGCCATCTCCGGCCCGAGATTTGGTCCTCCCCAAGGAAAGAAGCGACCTTCTATTGCCATTCCAATTCGACCACTACATGGCCACGAAGGCCAAGCTAGTGAACCAAGCCCTAGACATGGCGGTCCCCTTGCGACACCCTCTGAAAATCCACGAAGCAATGAGGTACTCCCTCCTCGCCGGGGGGAAGCGCATCCGGCCGATCCTGTGCCTGGCCTCGTGCGAGCTCGTCGGCGGCGACATGTCCTCCACGATGCCCGTGGCCTGCGCGGTCGAGATGATCCACACTATGTCGCTCATCCATGACGACCTCCCTTGCATGGACAACGACGACCTTCGCCGCGGGAAACCCACCAACCACAAGGTGTACGGCGAGGAGACCGCGGTCCTCGCAGGGGACGCCCTCCTCTCGCTATCCTTCGAGCACATGGCAGCAAGGACAGGCCCCGACGTGCCCACCGACCGCCTCGTCCGGGCCATCGCCGAGCTTGGCTCGGCCGTGGGGTCTGAGGGGCTCGTGGCAGGGCAGATCGTGGACATCGTGAGCGAGGGGAAGGAGATCGGCTTGGGGGAGCTGGAGTACATCCACGTCCACAAGACGGCGAAGCTCCTGGAGGCGGCGGTTGTGTGCGGCGCCATCATTGGCGGGGGGAGGGAGAACGAAGTGGAGAGGGTGAGGAAGTACGCAAGGTGCATCGGGCTACTGTTCCAAGTGGTGGACGACATACTCGACGTGACCAAATCGACCCGAGAGCTGGGCAAAACCGCCGGGAAAGACTTGGCGAGCGATAAGGCGACGTATCCAAAGCTAATGGGGATTGAGAAGGCCCGGGAATTTGCGAGCGAATTGGTGGGGAAAGCCAGTGAAGAGCTTGGTCTTTTCGATGCAGCGAGAGCAGCACCATTGTTGCACCTAGCAAATTATATTGCCACCAGACAGAACTAA